The Conger conger chromosome 15, fConCon1.1, whole genome shotgun sequence genome contains a region encoding:
- the LOC133111609 gene encoding chromodomain Y-like protein 2: MASGDLYEVEKIVDKRKTRKGKWEYLIRWKGYGRSEDTWEPEHHLLHCEEFIQQFQAQRVPRDRPARPARTAAPAPHPFSRAADSQALRGRGEPQKKKRASGGGAAGAQRPRRVADRPARSAPHRSAHGELHFLPFRRSHHGLQNGVLDPLRYRNAPKVHRIRRGRAEDVLGDIDVREPPIKNELGAALSNGGINVPSSAKRKLAGENGYVFDKRLRHNVRQNQGNCRYRDIVVRKEDGFTHILLSSQTSDNNALTPEIMEEVCRALGAAAVDSSKLLLLSAVGSVFCSGLDRSYLIGRLSKDRRKESGRISETIRDFVKAFIQFKKPIVVAINGPALGLGASILPLCDVVWASEKAWFQTPGAMVRLTPMGCSSYTFPQILGVALANEMLFCGRKLTAQEACSRGLVSQVFWASSFSQEVMLRVRDMASCSAVVLEESKGLVRSFLKSLLEEVNERECQILKQLWSSTKGSDSLFSGLQGQLYEG; the protein is encoded by the exons ATGGCTTCGGGAGACCTTTACGAG GTGGAGAAGATCGTGGACAAGCGTAAAACCCGGAAGGGGAAGTGGGAGTACCTGATCCGCTGGAAGGGCTACGGCCGGAGCGAGGACACGTGGGAGCCGGAGCACCACCTGCTGCACTGCGAGGAGTTCATCCAGCAGTTCCAGGCCCAGCGGGTCCCCCGGGACCGGCCCGCCCGCCCGGCCAGAaccgccgcccccgccccgcacCCCTTCAGCCGCGCCGCGGACAGCCAGGCGCTGCGGGGCCGCGGggaaccacagaagaagaaacgGGCGAGCGGGGGGGGCGCCGCGGGGGCGCAGAGGCCCAGACGGGTCGCGGACAGACCCGCCAGGTCTGCGCCCCACCGGAGCGCGCACGGGGAACTGCACTTCCTGCCCTTCAGACGGTCGCACCACGGATTACAAAACGGCGTCCTGGACCCCTTGCGTTACAGGAACGCCCCGAAGGTGCACAGGATCCGCCGGGGAAGAGCGGAGGACGTTTTGGGCGACATTGATGTGAGGGAACCTCCCATCAAGAATGAATTAG GGGCTGCTCTTTCAAACGGCGGGATTAACGTGCCCTCCTCAGCGAAACGGAAACTGGCGGGGGAGAACGGCTACGTGTTTGACAAGAGACTGAGGCACAATGTTCGGCAGAACCAGGGCAACTGTCGATACCGGGACATCGTGGTGAGGAAAGAAGACGGCTTCACTCACATACTGCTGTCGAGCCAAACTTCGGACAACAACGCCCTCACCCCGGAG ATCATGGAGGAGGTGTGCCGGGCCTTGGGGGCGGCGGCGGTGGACAGCAGTAAGCTCCTCCTGCTCAGCGCCGTGGGGAGTGTGTTCTGCAGCGGGCTGGACCGCTCGTACCTCATCGGCCGGCTGTCCAAGGACCGGAGGAAGGAGAGCGGCCGGATCTCAGAGACCATACG ggaCTTTGTGAAGGCCTTCATCCAGTTCAAGAAGCCCATCGTGGTGGCCATCAACGGCCCGGCTCTGGGCCTGGGGGCCTCCATCCTGCCCCTGTGTGACGTGGTGTGGGCCAGCGAGAAGGCCTGGTTCCAGACCCCCGGGGCCATGGTGCGCCTCACCCCCATGGGCTGCTCTTCCTACACCTTCCCCCAGATCCTGGGCGTGGCCCTG GCCAATGAGATGCTGTTCTGCGGGAGGAAGCTGACGGCGCAGGAGGCCTGCAGCAGAGGGCTGGTGTCCCAGGTCTTCTGGGCGTCctccttcagccaggaggtgatGCTACGCGTGAGGGACATGGCCTCCTGCAGTGCGGTG GTTCTGGAGGAGTCCAAAGGCCTGGTGCGGAGCTTCCTGAAGTCCCTGCTGGAGGAGGTGAACGAGAGGGAGTGTCAGATCCTCAAGCAGCTGTGGAGCTCCACCAAGGGCTCGGACTCGCTCTTCAGCGGCCTGCAGGGCCAGCTCTACGAGGGCTGA